In Solanum pennellii chromosome 7, SPENNV200, the following are encoded in one genomic region:
- the LOC107024031 gene encoding afadin- and alpha-actinin-binding protein, producing the protein MPPTDNDYDLRRASTPPSGMGISECNFADINNLEHCAKYLNQTLVTFGFPASLDLFAHDPVSIARTCNCVYALLQQRQRDIEFRESTNEQRQRLLSDISRLEAKVERLESQLQVKDREIATITREEAKATAALKAQIDKLQKERDEFQRMVLGNQQVRTQQIYEMKKKEKEYIKLQERLNQVMMEKKKESRSGMEIMNLLQKEGRQRGTWNGKKTDNDFYKKIVDAYEAKNQELAAENADLRALLRSMQADMREFLNAPNGSSRQSSSTSERLDTDHLQSPLGGRTDVFDLPLHMARDQIEESLRNKMASIKERMGQLQDAQKGAEVTSEATERELELEAQLVEARSIIQEQASIMSKHLTKSEKPRRLSGHMNSERDLLISSPTEGL; encoded by the exons ATGCCTCCTACAGACAATGATTACGATCTCAGA CGTGCATCTACTCCACCTAGCGGTATGGGAATCAG tGAATGTAACTTTGCAGATATCAACAATTTGGAGCACTGTGCTAAGTATCTCAACCAAACATTGGTCACTTTCGGGTTTCCTGCTTCTCTCGATCTTTTTGCACATGACCCA GTTTCAATTGCAAGGACTTGCAATTGTGTATATGCACTATTACAGCAGAGGCAGAGGGATATTGAATTCAGGGAGTCCACAAATGAGCAGAGACAACG GCTGTTATCAGACATATCAAGATTAGAGGCCAAAGTGGAGAGGCTGGAATCTCAACTTCAAGTCAAAGATAGAGAGATAGCTACAATTACTAGAGAG GAAGCTAAAGCTACTGCAGCTTTGAAGGCACAAATTGACAAGTTGCAGAAGGAAAGAGATGAGTTTCAGAGGATGGTTCTTGGCAATCAG CAAGTCAGAACTCAGCAgatatatgaaatgaagaaaaaggaaaaggagtACATAAAGTTGCAG GAGAGGCTAAATCAAGTGATGATGGAGAAAAAGAAGGAATCCAGATCAGGCATGGAAATAATGAATTTGCTCCAG AAAGAAGGGCGTCAACGTGGGACATGGAATGGGAAGAAGACTGACAATGACTTCTACAAGAAGATT GTAGATGCCTACGAAGCTAAAAATCAAGAACTAGCTGCAGAAAATGCTGATTTGAGGGCATTACTGCGATCAATGCAG GCTGACATGCGTGAGTTCTTAAATGCCCCAAATGGGTCTTCGAGGCAATCATCTTCAACCAGTGAGAGGCTAGACACTGATCACTTGCAGTCCCCATTGGGTGGTAGAACG GATGTTTTTGATCTGCCTCTCCACATGGCTAGGGATCAAATTGAAGAAAGTCTTCGTAACAAGATGGCTTCTATCAAG GAACGGATGGGTCAACTGCAAGATGCACAGAAGGGTGCAGAAGTTACCTCAGAAGCAACAGAGAGAGAGCTTGAGCTAGAAGCTCAGCTTGTCGAAGCCAGGAGCATAATCCAAGAGCAG GCGTCGATTATGTCCAAACATCTTACGAAGTCTGAGAAGCCAAG GCGATTGAGTGGTCATATGAATTCCGAGAGGGACCTGCTCATTTCATCCCCTACAGAG GGTTTGTGA